In a single window of the Nitrospira sp. MA-1 genome:
- a CDS encoding HDOD domain-containing protein: MDAQILQRIKNCKTLPAIPALPLQVLQLCRDERTTAQRIGDVISKDPSFVAKLLNVANSSFYGGSRHKVTTVTHAVTLLGMNSIATLAFCFSLYRDLRKKGGGAFDHTHFWHRCILASLASKVLAKRVRVTNEEEIFLAGLLQDLGVLVMSEALGMEYGLIYKKAAQDHQVLETLEQDRWKTDHCEIGAWLAETWELPELLRESVKGSHDPSLASSSDEVSRLTIQCVALSGRLADMWCHQQPEMAIQAAIQSSKELLDIEPEGLVEVAKQIADGIPDMSSFFQISLGNSDDIQKVLDNLEQIVTGISPSEMSEPIPAL, translated from the coding sequence ATGGATGCCCAGATTCTGCAGCGTATAAAAAATTGCAAGACCCTTCCGGCGATTCCCGCGCTGCCTCTGCAAGTACTTCAACTGTGTCGGGATGAGAGGACTACCGCTCAACGTATTGGTGACGTCATTAGTAAAGATCCATCCTTTGTCGCCAAACTGTTGAATGTGGCAAATTCCAGTTTTTACGGGGGCAGTCGCCATAAAGTGACGACGGTCACCCATGCGGTGACGTTATTGGGCATGAATTCTATTGCCACGTTAGCCTTTTGTTTTTCGTTATATCGGGATTTACGAAAAAAAGGTGGCGGAGCGTTTGATCATACCCATTTTTGGCATCGATGTATTTTGGCGAGTTTGGCCTCGAAAGTATTGGCCAAGCGCGTCCGGGTGACGAACGAAGAAGAAATTTTCCTTGCCGGATTATTGCAGGACTTGGGCGTGTTGGTGATGAGCGAGGCTTTAGGCATGGAGTATGGGTTGATATATAAAAAAGCTGCGCAGGATCATCAGGTATTGGAGACGTTAGAACAGGATCGATGGAAAACGGATCATTGCGAGATCGGGGCATGGTTGGCTGAGACCTGGGAATTGCCAGAATTATTGCGAGAATCCGTCAAAGGGAGTCATGATCCCTCCTTGGCATCCAGTAGCGATGAAGTTTCCCGGTTAACTATCCAATGTGTAGCCCTTTCGGGGCGGTTAGCTGATATGTGGTGCCACCAACAGCCGGAGATGGCTATTCAAGCAGCTATCCAATCATCAAAGGAGCTTTTGGATATTGAACCTGAGGGACTTGTGGAAGTCGCCAAACAAATTGCTGATGGAATTCCTGATATGTCCAGCTTTTTCCAAATCAGCTTGGGGAACTCCGATGACATTCAAAAAGTGTTGGATAATCTTGAGCAAATCGTCACGGGTATCTCTCCATCCGAAATGTCAGAACCAATCCCTGCCTTATAA